In Phreatobacter stygius, a genomic segment contains:
- a CDS encoding class I SAM-dependent methyltransferase, giving the protein MKAPDAFDGWSAARSYDHYMGRWSRRIAAKFVAWLAPPRDAAWLEIGCGTGALTAAILAEAEPRSILAIDPSADFIAHLRSVVDDPRLQAEMADARKLPREDASIDVVTSGLVMNFIADRASALREMQRVLKPDGRCHFMSGTIPAAASASSMPSGRRQPTSIPRPAPWTRRAGFPSAQATASW; this is encoded by the coding sequence ATGAAGGCACCTGACGCATTCGACGGCTGGAGCGCGGCACGGAGCTACGACCACTATATGGGTCGCTGGAGCCGGCGGATCGCGGCGAAATTCGTCGCCTGGCTGGCGCCGCCGCGCGATGCCGCCTGGCTCGAGATTGGGTGCGGCACGGGCGCGCTGACGGCAGCCATCCTGGCCGAAGCGGAGCCGCGATCGATCCTGGCGATCGACCCCTCGGCGGATTTCATTGCCCATCTCCGCTCCGTGGTCGATGACCCGCGCCTCCAGGCCGAAATGGCGGACGCGCGGAAACTGCCGCGCGAGGACGCCAGCATCGACGTCGTCACCTCCGGGCTCGTCATGAACTTCATTGCGGACCGGGCATCCGCACTTCGAGAGATGCAACGGGTGCTGAAGCCGGACGGCCGCTGTCATTTTATGTCTGGGACTATCCCGGCGGCGGCATCGGCTTCATCGATGCCTTCTGGAAGGCGGCAGCCGACATCGATCCCGCGGCCAGCGCCCTGGACGAGGCGAGCCGGTTTCCCTTCTGCACAGGCGACGGCCTCTTGGTGA
- the pstS gene encoding phosphate ABC transporter substrate-binding protein PstS, producing MRAISSRLLCALAAVLIASVSSLPAQAEPIRGAGSTFAAPVIGRWAKNYETARTDGGSYTSPDWTVDYEPVGSLAGIMRLAQPEMDFAATDAPIPPADLAQRNLAQFPIVLGGVAIVTNIDGVAAGKLRLSGPVLADIFLGRLQNWSDPAIRALNPDLTLPDLRIALLHRKDGSGTTFALTEYLSSVSPEWKAKFGADTLIAWPSGTGAEGSQGIVRAVAATKGGIAYVEFGQARRASLAFATLQNRNGQFIQPDAVGFRRAAEAADWANARDFFVKLTDLSGEGVYPIAAATFVVVPRNRAAGRIARVHDLFRLAFETGADDATALGYLPLPAPLVDQIKRSWGNAARTGG from the coding sequence ATGCGTGCGATCAGCTCTCGGTTATTGTGCGCGCTGGCTGCCGTTCTCATTGCCTCAGTCAGTTCTTTGCCGGCGCAGGCCGAGCCCATCCGCGGCGCGGGATCGACGTTCGCAGCGCCGGTGATTGGGCGCTGGGCGAAGAATTACGAGACCGCGCGCACCGATGGCGGCAGCTATACGTCGCCGGACTGGACAGTCGACTATGAGCCGGTCGGGTCGCTGGCCGGCATCATGCGGCTGGCGCAGCCGGAGATGGATTTCGCGGCGACCGATGCGCCGATCCCACCAGCGGATCTCGCCCAGCGCAATCTGGCGCAGTTCCCCATCGTGCTGGGCGGCGTCGCGATCGTCACCAATATCGACGGTGTCGCCGCCGGCAAGCTCAGGCTCTCCGGCCCGGTTCTCGCCGATATCTTTCTCGGCCGGCTGCAGAACTGGTCCGATCCGGCGATCAGGGCGCTCAATCCGGACCTGACCCTGCCCGATCTCAGGATCGCGCTGCTGCACCGCAAGGACGGCTCCGGCACGACCTTCGCCCTGACCGAATATCTCTCCTCGGTCAGCCCGGAATGGAAGGCGAAATTCGGCGCCGACACGCTGATCGCCTGGCCGTCGGGAACCGGTGCCGAGGGATCGCAGGGCATCGTCCGGGCGGTCGCGGCGACCAAAGGCGGCATCGCCTATGTCGAGTTCGGCCAGGCGCGGCGCGCCAGCCTGGCTTTTGCCACGCTGCAGAACCGCAACGGGCAGTTCATCCAGCCGGATGCCGTCGGTTTCCGCCGCGCAGCGGAGGCTGCCGACTGGGCCAATGCCCGGGACTTCTTCGTCAAGCTGACCGACCTTTCCGGCGAGGGCGTCTATCCGATCGCCGCCGCGACCTTCGTGGTCGTGCCGCGCAATCGCGCCGCCGGACGCATCGCACGCGTCCACGACCTGTTCCGGCTTGCCTTCGAGACGGGTGCCGACGACGCCACCGCGCTCGGCTACCTGCCTTTGCCGGCGCCGCTGGTCGACCAGATCAAGCGTTCCTGGGGGAACGCCGCGCGCACCGGTGGCTGA